The DNA segment TATTCCAATGTCATTGGGTGTTCACTTTCGATCGGACTTGCCGTTTACTTCATGCCGCGCTGGCTTTCTGAGAGCAACCCGCATTATGCGATAATCTTCGGTGTAACGGCGGGAGCCTTCGGTATCGCCGCCTTAATCAGTTTTGGGTTTAAGGAACTCCCATCACAGCCCGAAGGCACGGCACCTTTTTTCAAATTTCTCGGCGATGCGCTCCTCTTACTGAGGCATGATAGAAATTTTCGTCGATTCGCGTTCGTTATCCTGCTGTTTTATTCCATCTGGCCCCTTTTCCCACACTATGCGGTTTTCGGAAAGCGGACATTAGGGTTAGCCTCTTCCGGTTTCGTCACATTAATCGTCGCCCAAAATGCCTCCAACGCTCTCGGTGCCGGTATCATGGGCAACATCGCAGACCGTTCAGGGAACCGGTTCGTCTTGCGTCTTCTGATATTCATCAGTGCGTTTACGCCGTTACTGGCGGTCGCTATCAGTCAGATGCCTTCCGGCGCACAGTTCTACTGGATTATCTTCGCACTTATCGGATTCACACCGGTATCGGCTCGTATCGTCACAAACTACACCCTTGAAATCGCGCCACAGGAGAAACACCCGCAATATCTCGGCGTGATGAGTCTCTTTCAAGCGATCCCTTTGTTTGTTTCACCCTTGATTGGCGCGTTAATCGAGGAATTCGCCTTTGAACCGGTTTTTATCGGATGCGGTGTACTTGTTTTGTTAGGATTTTTGCTAACTTTCCGATTGGCTGAACCACGATTTACCAATCATTAAAGAAAGCGGGCAGAATCGGGTTTAATCTTTGTAGGAAGGGTTT comes from the Candidatus Poribacteria bacterium genome and includes:
- a CDS encoding MFS transporter, whose product is MDKSASDQTNSGSKESYPSEKRNLIVFALNQILMRLGWMFKAESVVIPAFIDIYTSSGTIRGLLPLILRIGQSLPQFLVAQRVARMPKKQGFFILTGFGFTIPWCVLSLILGLTHWSANVIVAIFLLLCTIHWLMVGCNHLANGTLQGKLISPQKRGRLLAYSNVIGCSLSIGLAVYFMPRWLSESNPHYAIIFGVTAGAFGIAALISFGFKELPSQPEGTAPFFKFLGDALLLLRHDRNFRRFAFVILLFYSIWPLFPHYAVFGKRTLGLASSGFVTLIVAQNASNALGAGIMGNIADRSGNRFVLRLLIFISAFTPLLAVAISQMPSGAQFYWIIFALIGFTPVSARIVTNYTLEIAPQEKHPQYLGVMSLFQAIPLFVSPLIGALIEEFAFEPVFIGCGVLVLLGFLLTFRLAEPRFTNH